A genomic window from Rhodococcus sp. KBS0724 includes:
- a CDS encoding YbaB/EbfC family nucleoid-associated protein, with amino-acid sequence MTTREAITEELTVTARRVEDEVSTVRGRGGAANGNIEVEVDALGAITELRVSEVATRQLTTSALASAIVAAQHDACRSARATAGIIRDKLLNDPRVVQIMAELDAARRVDPSHSEIPAPKENPRIADEESFYRDPLRRR; translated from the coding sequence CCGCACGGCGCGTCGAAGACGAGGTCTCGACAGTGCGGGGCCGGGGCGGTGCTGCCAACGGCAACATCGAAGTCGAAGTCGATGCACTCGGGGCAATCACCGAACTTCGCGTCAGTGAGGTCGCGACGCGGCAACTCACCACGTCGGCTCTCGCGAGTGCAATCGTTGCCGCACAACATGATGCATGCAGGTCGGCGAGGGCAACGGCAGGCATCATTCGCGACAAGCTATTGAACGATCCCCGCGTAGTTCAGATCATGGCCGAGCTCGACGCCGCCCGAAGAGTAGATCCATCGCATTCCGAGATTCCGGCACCCAAAGAGAATCCGCGCATCGCCGACGAAGAATCGTTCTATCGAGATCCACTTCGTCGACGCTGA